Part of the Varibaculum massiliense genome is shown below.
CCACCTTATTAGACGGAATACCCTCGCCCTTATCCTTCTTCCACTTATTCGGATACAACTTACCAGTGTTCTCAGTAAGACCACTTTCTGGAACCTTGATTAGCTTGACAGTAATTTTTACCTCAACCGCAACGCCCTTAGCAATCTTATCTAAAGCAGGATCCAGGAAAGATACCGTTACCTTGTTACCATCGGCAGTAACCTTGAAATCAGTATCCTCAGTTTGGTCTGCCCCGGCAATCGTGGCCGTGGTTCCCACGTATTCCACATTGGCAGGTAGCTCATCATAGAACTCGTAAACCCCACCCAGGTCACCCTTATCCAGTTTCCCATCCTTATTGCTATCAGTAGGAGTGGAAGTAGCCGATAGGGTGTAGAAGAAAGTATCGTTTACTTTAACGTTTTTGTCACTGACTTTCTTTTCCAGCTCATCCACCTGGTTCTTCGGGTAAACATGCACGTTATCATTCCAGGTCTTACCATCAGGACTCGTCATCGGCAAAGTCAACGCGAAAGGAGCAATCGGAGTAATCTGATCCTTCTCAACCTTCTTACCATCAGCCTTAATATCATCCGCGTTAGATCCAGCCACGTCCTCTACAACCACATAAAGACCACGCTTTTGACCCTCGAACTTCGCGGTACCACCAGCATCAGTCACCGCGGAAGCGGTTTTAGCTGGAGTAAGGCTATAAGTCTTGCCCCCATCCTTAATACCATTGGCAACTACCGTGGAATCCAATTTAATTTTAGCAAGCTTAGTAGCCAGCTCCAGCCCTTTGTTAGTGTTAATATCAACGCCTTCAACCTTGTAAAGGTTAAATTTGATTCCCGCCAAAGGCTTATGGGTAGGGGGATTCAGCTTACCCAGCTCTTCTGCGTTAAGCTCGGTACCATCGTTTTTCACATCCGTGGTAGCACCCATATACTTATGCACCGTCAAAGATGCAGTAGCGGGTACACGATCGAACGGCGTATTCCCATTATTAGCACTGGCAGCACCTACACCCGCCAGGCCCATGAAGGCCATCACCATGCCAGTAAGCACGGCCAATAACTTTTTCTTACTCACTTTCTTTTCCTTTCAAATAGAGTGAATAACATAGCAATCCCCAAAACCAGGCACCCTAGAAGCAACACTTCTAAAGAACCGGCATACCCCGACAAGGGAAGTTTCCCCTCCGGATAGTTAGTAACGGTCAGGGACTTAACCCCGCCACTAACAGTATTCACATCACCCTTACCACTAATAACGGTCACTTCCCCGTTACCGGCGACCTTAAACCTCACCGGCTGCGGCAGCAGGGCAAACCCCTTATTGGTGCTGATTTCTCTTAGCACATAGGTTTTCCCCGGAAACACCTTGAACTTAGCTTTCCCGTCCTGATCAGTTTTCAAGGTTTTAGGAGCGGTAGTGGCGCCTTCTTGAGTAAGCTCAAAAACCACGCCCTCCATCGATTTATTCGCGTCATCTTTCTTGTTTAGCTCGATTTCTACTTCCGCTAACTCGTTATAACGCACCACCGTCATCACCGGGTTATCCCCGGTAACCTTAACCTTCATAGGGGTAGTATCCATTCGGTAACGCTCAGGTGCCTGGGTTTCTTCCAACGTGTACTCGGCACCGAAAGTAAGACCAGTAAAGGTCGCCAACCCCACCTGGTTAGTAGTCATTTCTTTCTTGGTGCCATCAGGGGCAGTCAAGGTGAACTTTGCTCCCGCCAAGGCTTTACCAGTTTCCTTAGCCAGCTTAGAAACCGTGACACTACCGGTGTTCTTAGTGTTAGGAACCTCCATAGTCACCAAACCGGTAAACCCTTTAAGCAGGGCATAATCAGATATTTTCACCGAAATCGGATTCGACTTAGCAATATAACCATCAGGCGCCTTCGTTTCTTTCAAAACATAGGTCTTATCCGCATCCAGCTTAACCTTTGCGGGTACCTCAACTATGCCCTCACTATTGGTTTCCAAACCATCCGCTAACTTGGTCCCACCCGAGTCGAACAAAGTGAACTTCGCGCCCGCAAGCGGGATTACCACATCAAAAGTACCCGCCACTTGGGCAGGGCGTTTAACCGCTCCCCGATCTTTATTCTCAGACACCACCATATCGGCAGCGTCTTCGCTAACCCCTTTCACTAGAGGCTCAAACTTGAACACCTGCAAACGGGAAGGATTATTATTCGCCGTCCAAGTAAACTTCTGCGCCCTATAGTCATCAACCACAAACTCATGCACCGCGTTCGGATCCACATAATACCCGGTAGGAGCCTTTAGCTCTTTCACCCGGTAAACCCCACCAGCAAGACCAGTAAACTCAACCTGACCCGCAGCATTCGTTACCTTAGTCTCTGAGGGAGTATCCGGCCAAGAATTATCTCCGGCTTGCTTGAACAACCCAAACTCGGCGCCCACCAAGAACCGGTCAGCACCCGCGTCAGACTCACTAGCTGTCGGGTCAACCTTGGTGACCACAATCGAGGACTCTTTCTTCGACTCCTCATTAGGAACCAACAGTTCACGCTGCACCAGCAATGCCTTGCCATCAGCGTCCAAAAGCCGCCCATCCGCGTCAATCTGGAAGTACATTGGCTTACCATTTAGGATATAACCCTCCGGAGCCTTAGTTTCTTGCAGGGTATAAACCTGATTAATCTCCAGATTATCCAGCAGCACGCTACCAGCCGATCTCTCGGTAGTCACCGACCTATCAGGCGTGCCAGTAGTCCCCTTACCCTTATAAAGGTTAAAGGTCGCGCCCGCTTTGATCACGCCGTCACCGCGCTGCCACCGACCAAAGGCCTTGCCCTTTTCAGCCATGCCCCGCACGCCCAACTTCGAGAGCGACACCCGGCCCTTATCATTCACAACCTTTCCATCAACCCCAAGGGTCAAATCACGCCCCCGCAAGTTGGTGCACTCCGTACCCGTACAACGAGTAATCGTAAAATCAATCGGAGCAATCGGCTGCAAGTGACTATCCCTCGGATTCTCCGTCAGCTGCCACTTACCCGCAGGAATATTGTAGAACTTTACGTCACCGTCATCGTTAGAGCGAACCGTGATCGGGGGCGAGTTCGGCTTCACAAACTTACCCGTACCAACGGGATTACAATCTTTATCCCCAAGAAACTTGCCGGCAGTAGAACACTTAACCTCCTCAACCGCAACCGGAGTAATCGTGAACTCAATGCCCGCTAAAGGCTGACCGTTCTTGTCCACCTTTTTAAACTTGACACTGCCCTTTACCGGCTCAATCGGCTTCCAACGGCTAAAGTTCTTTACTGTTCCTAAATCGATTTGGTAAACGTTTTGGTCAGTATCATAGTTTTTGTCGCTGAAATGGGTAGAGGTGAGTACGAACGATTTATCGCTAAGCTGGTAGCCTTCGGGAGCGGATAGTTCTCGCACTGTCCAGCCGGGTTTCGCGTCTACTTCGGTGAAGGATACTGTCCCGTCTTTACCAGAGGTTGCGGTAGCAACCAGCACGCCTTGCGGGTTGTATAAACCGAATTGTGCTCCGGCAAGAGCCTCTTCTTTCACGGTGTATCCCTCTGTCTTGAACCCGGTTTTATGCAGGATAATGTTGGAGGGCGGCGGAACTAGGGTATTGATTACCGGGTTCGAGTACAGCGTGCCGTCGTGGGATTCCGCGTCGGAGGAAAAGTCATTTATTGCCTGTTTACCCAGGTGTTCTTGGGAACGCGGATCTGCGCCTGCCGGGCCGGCAATCATGGGGACGGTTGCCCACACTTCCGAGCGTCCCTTCTGCTCACTGTTAGTGCTTAGTTTCAAACCGGTCACTGCCCCGCAGGGTTCATCGTTCCAGGTAGCACCTTTAAGGGTTTCTTTGGTCAGATTGGTATCGCAGGTGTATTGGGCTTTCCAGCCCGGCACACTGCTCCCATCTGCCATTGCGAAGGTTACTTTGGCTCCGCTGCGATATTGATTTATCAGGTTAGAGCCTTCTCGCGCCTCGGTTCCCGCTACCGGTAACAGGTCATATATAACAGAGTTTGTTTCGGCCTTTTCCCCGTACCCCAACCGTAATTGGTATTCGAAGTTTGCTCCTGCCAGGGTCTGGATTTTGTCCGTCCAGGGCGCGTTGGCTTTGGCTTTTCGTATCCGCTTGTAGATATAGGTTTCGTCTCCGACTGAAACCTTGGTGGCGTTCTCGGCCTTTGACCAAATACCTTCCCCGGCTACCGGGTCATTTTCTACCTTGTTAAGGTAGATAACTTTCCCTTGGGCACGCACGAATGCTTCGTTTATCATAACGGGGCCGGGGGTACGTTTGGAGATATAGGTTTCTAGCTGTCCCACGTTGTAAACATCGTCTACGTTGGTAACCTGGTCGGCGAGGAACCTGACCGCTTGCCGCCCAGTATTATTCCAGTTGGACACAATCTCGTAACGCGCCCCTGGCAGAGCCGCGAATGTCCCGGTCATGGTCACGCCTTGTACTTCTAAACCATTGGGCAGCACGTCTACCAGCTCAAAGGAAGTCAGGGGGGCGCCATAGTCGGTTTCTATTTCGGCACCCACGGTATAGGTACCGGTCTTACCGGTGAGGGTGAGTTTTTCAAAAGTGTTCCGTTTGAGAGCTTTTATGGTTTTGCCCTCGGGACGAATGTTGATGAATGCTTCTTTCTTTTTTAAACCAGAGCGTACCGAGTTAGCTAGAGGGGCATCACATTTTGTTTGGTCACACAGTTTTTTAGCGCTGTCCCTAAAACGCGTGTGTACTTTACTGATGGTGCGTTTTCCAGGCTGCGCCTGGATTTTGCTGACCCACCGCAACCAAATATCAGGGTATTTAGTTAATTCTTCGGGCAGTTCGATGCGTTTACCGTCAGTAATATCTATGGAATATAAATGCTTGTCTACCCCGTCTTTCGAGGTCAAGATTTCTAGTTTCCCACCAATAAAGAAGGGATCGGGGGTCACCGCGCTATAGCGCAACCGTTTATCTAGGTTGTAATCTTCTACGTTCACAACTCCGGCAGTCTGGGTGGTGTTATCGGTGTAAACACTCCAGTTGATTTCTTTTTTCCGGTCACTGTCGGTGTCGAACAGGGTGGGTTCTGCGTCCACATAGTGCGGCCCGTCTGCACTTTTGTCGAGGGCGGTCCCGGTGGGGAAAGTTTCGATTGGCTTATAGAAACTGATCCTGGTTCTTGCCGACCCGGTAATTACGGGTTCTTTTTCCCCTTTTTCTTCGGGGTTAAGGGCGAAGTCGGCACTATTGTTGATTCTTTCTTGTTTTTTCGCCCCCGGGAAGTGGAGCTTTAGCGTGCCTAAACCGGCGTATTCGCTGTGAATTGTTCGATCTTTATCCGTATAGGTAAGGGTCACCCCGTCGCCCCCGAGCGTCCAGCCAGGGTTTTCTTCCGCCACGAACTGGGCACGAGCAGTCGATCCGTCTGCTTTGGTGTACTCCGGTAAAACATCGGTGATGGTGTAACCTTTCACATTGCG
Proteins encoded:
- a CDS encoding SpaH/EbpB family LPXTG-anchored major pilin encodes the protein MSKKKLLAVLTGMVMAFMGLAGVGAASANNGNTPFDRVPATASLTVHKYMGATTDVKNDGTELNAEELGKLNPPTHKPLAGIKFNLYKVEGVDINTNKGLELATKLAKIKLDSTVVANGIKDGGKTYSLTPAKTASAVTDAGGTAKFEGQKRGLYVVVEDVAGSNADDIKADGKKVEKDQITPIAPFALTLPMTSPDGKTWNDNVHVYPKNQVDELEKKVSDKNVKVNDTFFYTLSATSTPTDSNKDGKLDKGDLGGVYEFYDELPANVEYVGTTATIAGADQTEDTDFKVTADGNKVTVSFLDPALDKIAKGVAVEVKITVKLIKVPESGLTENTGKLYPNKWKKDKGEGIPSNKVVTKHGDIVIKKINGSNEALAGAIFTVHLNTAAAKDCSTYGDAIATSEATNAQGLTKLEHLQLSNWYNGDTVAEGDQQPYCLLETKAPEGYQILPKAIPFKLTKEGSVTDLTQAANEAAAGHFTTVTNYKNPGLPLTGAQGILLLSALGLILVSIGVVLTVKRRKD
- a CDS encoding SpaA isopeptide-forming pilin-related protein, with the translated sequence MPPTDDRFIFEGTVLTGLTAKGKKELETNHELTIPDGVTKIAEGVFSGLELTKVTLPDSVTEVGARAFYDNQIEELTALGLKKIGEGAFQRNKLKSLSFESSTLEEIGEGAFSDNQLTEVNITDARPDDSQNPPQRLTAIPANVFRDNKLTEVTLPKYVTEIGDSAFANNQLEAITLPPNLQKVGQEAFSGNQIKEVKIPATITTFGKEVFSNNKRWVVLEKADGQTSLPTAVKSEKYASGFGQVAAEDAVSITINYLDADTDKPLRSPQILQSEFTEPDGVYFAGEPNKIKAPVFAGYKATESAKELTPVKGEKNEVTFKYKKTDFSPKISGDIFKHIPHGGDGSTEALLKGVTAVDADGNVITGKLKVSPKTIDTHVQEATYDVYYTVTDSQGRTKTVKGKVAVGPDWPEKTICAGWQVKDFTYDGETITGFSDSGRKNHQKGATNSDWCWPTFGDKGQSITAIGSYAFYQVGLMKLPKSWGSIKYIGGSAFAKNKIESLPDDWGGVTQIKDRAFYENKTLSKIPDSWGDLEEITPGLFQYCGLTSIPKSWGKVKSIGESSFSSNYTLTEIPESWKDITFIGNYAFSSNKITKIPNSWGKVELNRIDPDNFKNKFLKGVFAFNSITQLDFSWEGWPAIPDDLFRENHLTSIPDSWKTVKSIGDMAFYGNKLTALPESWGNVTHIYDNAFASNQLTSIPDSWGEVSQVKSYAFYANRLTGLPDSWGNISQIEYRSFEGNQITTIPDSWGNVTRIREEAFASNKIAKLPDSWGKITGIEKQAFINNLLTQLPDSWENVSSLGEACFEDNIIEELRAPWGKITAIPKNAFYRNKIIRLPDSWDRVSYIGPSAFSRNKIVNLPRSWDLVANIDVESFADNEIVSIPSSWENIKNIPFGAFQKNNLVTIPSDWGQIDKIDGRAFESNRHLKAIPQNWGKVKDVGYHAFSDTSIADLPERLGDIESVSAAFSETKVVSPVFKVADDRLEQAVQLLKKSMYENKVLGLTGPVYLRPDSGKNPNHVASVPGKIIILVDTKVTAKYVDENGKELKQPTEQVLNTLEEGGDEYSFWPPMIEGYSVLEAQKVALDGEDKELTFVYKPVPESYKNTTFGLLELSGKLTNEPADKKGNFPSSDTLKDQIGKKLRTDITYGGDAPGAELAKGVIRVTYDPSRVEYVESGIKDAYGFKSATVVAPGVLEIKLQEKYGANRRTTIPIHWRLKERVTPSDGNYPITATLIETASDGTRYVVKPNPASKPGPVNLQGYYLMPTFIKDAAGCSLGVCRDYDEDENGHVAESGKNAVTFTFGIKKDLFRNVKGYTITDVLPEYTKADGSTARAQFVAEENPGWTLGGDGVTLTYTDKDRTIHSEYAGLGTLKLHFPGAKKQERINNSADFALNPEEKGEKEPVITGSARTRISFYKPIETFPTGTALDKSADGPHYVDAEPTLFDTDSDRKKEINWSVYTDNTTQTAGVVNVEDYNLDKRLRYSAVTPDPFFIGGKLEILTSKDGVDKHLYSIDITDGKRIELPEELTKYPDIWLRWVSKIQAQPGKRTISKVHTRFRDSAKKLCDQTKCDAPLANSVRSGLKKKEAFINIRPEGKTIKALKRNTFEKLTLTGKTGTYTVGAEIETDYGAPLTSFELVDVLPNGLEVQGVTMTGTFAALPGARYEIVSNWNNTGRQAVRFLADQVTNVDDVYNVGQLETYISKRTPGPVMINEAFVRAQGKVIYLNKVENDPVAGEGIWSKAENATKVSVGDETYIYKRIRKAKANAPWTDKIQTLAGANFEYQLRLGYGEKAETNSVIYDLLPVAGTEAREGSNLINQYRSGAKVTFAMADGSSVPGWKAQYTCDTNLTKETLKGATWNDEPCGAVTGLKLSTNSEQKGRSEVWATVPMIAGPAGADPRSQEHLGKQAINDFSSDAESHDGTLYSNPVINTLVPPPSNIILHKTGFKTEGYTVKEEALAGAQFGLYNPQGVLVATATSGKDGTVSFTEVDAKPGWTVRELSAPEGYQLSDKSFVLTSTHFSDKNYDTDQNVYQIDLGTVKNFSRWKPIEPVKGSVKFKKVDKNGQPLAGIEFTITPVAVEEVKCSTAGKFLGDKDCNPVGTGKFVKPNSPPITVRSNDDGDVKFYNIPAGKWQLTENPRDSHLQPIAPIDFTITRCTGTECTNLRGRDLTLGVDGKVVNDKGRVSLSKLGVRGMAEKGKAFGRWQRGDGVIKAGATFNLYKGKGTTGTPDRSVTTERSAGSVLLDNLEINQVYTLQETKAPEGYILNGKPMYFQIDADGRLLDADGKALLVQRELLVPNEESKKESSIVVTKVDPTASESDAGADRFLVGAEFGLFKQAGDNSWPDTPSETKVTNAAGQVEFTGLAGGVYRVKELKAPTGYYVDPNAVHEFVVDDYRAQKFTWTANNNPSRLQVFKFEPLVKGVSEDAADMVVSENKDRGAVKRPAQVAGTFDVVIPLAGAKFTLFDSGGTKLADGLETNSEGIVEVPAKVKLDADKTYVLKETKAPDGYIAKSNPISVKISDYALLKGFTGLVTMEVPNTKNTGSVTVSKLAKETGKALAGAKFTLTAPDGTKKEMTTNQVGLATFTGLTFGAEYTLEETQAPERYRMDTTPMKVKVTGDNPVMTVVRYNELAEVEIELNKKDDANKSMEGVVFELTQEGATTAPKTLKTDQDGKAKFKVFPGKTYVLREISTNKGFALLPQPVRFKVAGNGEVTVISGKGDVNTVSGGVKSLTVTNYPEGKLPLSGYAGSLEVLLLGCLVLGIAMLFTLFERKRK